The sequence below is a genomic window from Polaribacter vadi.
GGAATGACATTTACGCCAGGAACTTGGGTAGAAAGTATTCAAATTACAAAAGGAGCAGGTTCTGTAGTGAATGGTTTTGAGAGTATTTCTGGACAAATAAATGCAGAATTGGTAAAACCATTTTCTGATAATAAATTTTTCTTGAATGCTTATGGTTCTCAAATGGGGCGTTTTGAATTGAACACACATTTTAATGAACGGATTTCAGATAAATGGCAAACAGGTTTATATATTCATGGAAATTATACAGGTCAGAAGTTTGATAATAATGGCGATAATTTTTTAGATAGGCCATTATCTAACCAGATAAATGTAATGAATAGATGGCAATTTACAGATGCAGAAAAAGGTTGGGTAAGTTTTATAAATGTTCGTTTTTTAAATGATGAAAAACAGACTGGTGAAATCAATTTTAATCCATCAACAGATAGAGTTTATCCAGAAACTATATTAACTGGAGATGAATTATGGGGAAGTGAAATCGACACAAAACGTTTTGATACTTCTGTAAAATTAGGGTATGTATTTCCAGAAATGCCTTATCAAAGTTTGGGTTTTCAAACAGCTTATAGCAATCATCAACAAGATTCTTATTTTGGCTTGAATGTATATGATATTCAGCATGAAAGTTTATATTCTAAATTACAATTAAATTCAATTATTGGCGATACAAGAAATCAATTTAAAACGGGTTTATCTTTTACATATGATAAATATGATGAATTGGTAAACACAACAAATTACCAAAGAAAAGAAAATTCTTTAGGAGCATTTTTTGAATATGAGTTTGATAATTTAGAGAATTTTAGTTTATCAGCAGGTATAAGAATTGATACACATAATTTGTTAGGTACTTTTATTACGCCACGTTTGCACGTAAGATATGTTCCTTGGGATAGAGGAGTTTTTAGAGCATCTGTTGGAAGAGGAAAAAGAAGTGCAAATATTTTTGCAGAAAACCAGCAATTGTTTGCAAGTTCAAGACAAATAAATGTAGATAATATTGGTGGAAATATCTATGGATTAAATCCAGAAATTGCTTGGAATTATGGAGTTTCTTACATGCAAAGATTCAACATATTTGAAAAAAATGGAGATATTACGTTTGATTTTTATCAAACAGATTTTCAAAGCCAAGTTATTGTAGATTGGGAAAATCCACAAGAAATTTCTTTTTATGATTTAGATGGTAAAAGTATTGCGAATAGTTTTCAAGTAGAAGTAAATTACGAACTAGTAAAGAGCTTTAATCTAA
It includes:
- a CDS encoding TonB-dependent receptor codes for the protein MPFILLSQTTYKGMIMEKNNPKDNLGIEGVSVHWLNTNVSAITNSKGWFTITYKPEYKKLVVNYLGYKTDTITINNLEPIHYFLKPESDLEEITISTKRNPVQKSFLSTTNMFTVNAEELLKAACCNLAESFETNPSIDLSFSDALTGTRQIEMIGLKSPYLLITQENIPSIRGASQVFGMTFTPGTWVESIQITKGAGSVVNGFESISGQINAELVKPFSDNKFFLNAYGSQMGRFELNTHFNERISDKWQTGLYIHGNYTGQKFDNNGDNFLDRPLSNQINVMNRWQFTDAEKGWVSFINVRFLNDEKQTGEINFNPSTDRVYPETILTGDELWGSEIDTKRFDTSVKLGYVFPEMPYQSLGFQTAYSNHQQDSYFGLNVYDIQHESLYSKLQLNSIIGDTRNQFKTGLSFTYDKYDELVNTTNYQRKENSLGAFFEYEFDNLENFSLSAGIRIDTHNLLGTFITPRLHVRYVPWDRGVFRASVGRGKRSANIFAENQQLFASSRQINVDNIGGNIYGLNPEIAWNYGVSYMQRFNIFEKNGDITFDFYQTDFQSQVIVDWENPQEISFYDLDGKSIANSFQVEVNYELVKSFNLRTAYKYFDISTDYKSGTLQKSIQPKDRFFANLSYETELTEKESQWRFDVTYNIIGEQRLPNTSSNPTQYRLPENVGSYQLLNSQITKVFSNKFEVYIGGENLTNVQQPNPILGSDDPFGANFDTTIVYQPIFGRSMYAGLRFKIK